GCGATCGAGCAGTTGGTAAAAGGTTTCAAGGAAGGCAATCAATGCCAGACTTTACTAGGGGTTACGGGTTCTGGAAAAACTTTTACGATGGCAAATGTTATTGAGCAGCTTCAGAAACCGACGCTTGTCATTGCACATAATAAGACGCTGGCAGCGCAGTTATACGGAGAATTCAAGGAGATGTTCCCTGACAATGCCGTGGAATATTTTGTCTCCTACTACGACTACTATCAGCCCGAAGCCTACGTCCCATCCTCGGATACCTACATCGCCAAGGATTCAGCAATCAATGATGAGATTGATAAGCTGCGGTTATCTGCTACGATGGCACTGGCAGAGCGCAGAGATGTGATCATTGTGGCGAGTGTTTCCTGTATCTATGGACTGGGAAGTCCGGTAGACTATCAGAACATGGTGATTTCTCTGCGTCCGGGGATGATCAAGGACAGAGATGAAGTTGTAGCAAAGCTGATTGAGATTCAGTATGACAGAAACGACATGGACTTTCATCGTGGAACATTCCGGGTTCGGGGAGATGTTTTGGAAGTGATTCCGGCATATGAGTCAGACGTTGCGATCCGAATTGAATTTTTTGGTGATGAAGTGGATAGAATCACAGAGGTGGACATTCTTACAGGAGAGATCAAAGACGAGTTAAAGCATGTAGCGATTTTCCCGGCATCTCATTATGTGGTGGATAAAGAGAATATCAACCGCGCCGTCAAGGCGATTGAAGAAGAGCTGGAAGAGCGCGTCAAAGAATTTAAAAGACAGGATAAGCTGTTAGAAGCGCAGCGGATTGCTGAGCGGACAAATTTTGATATTGAGATGATGAAAGAGACAGGATTTTGCTCTGGGATTGAAAACTATTCCCGTCATCTGGCAGGATTGGCGCCCGGACAGGCTCCATATACACTGATTGATTATTTCCCGGATGATTTTGTAATTATGATCGATGAGTCTCATAAGACGATTCCGCAGATTGGAGGAATGTATTCCGGGGATCAGTCGAGAAAGTCGACGTTGGTGGATTATGGATTCCGTCTTCCTTCTGCGAAAGACAACCGCCCGTTGAATTTTGAAGAGTTTGAAAGTAAGATCAATCAGGTATTGTTTGTGTCAGCAACCCCGGGAGTTTATGAAGAGGAGCATGAGCTTCTGCGGGCAGAGCAGGTGATTCGTCCGACAGGGCTTTTAGATCCGGAAGTAGAAGTGCGTCCGGTAGAAGGTCAGATTGATGATCTGATCGGTGAGATCAATCAGGAAATTTCCAGGAAAAATAAAGTGCTGGTTACAACTCTGACAAAACGGATGGCAGAGGATCTGACAGATTATATGCGGGAAATCGGGATTCGCGTAAAATATTTGCATTCCGATGTGGATACATTAGAACGGACGGAGATCATCCGTGATATGCGTCTGGATGTATTTGATGTACTCGTGGGAATTAATCTTTTGAGAGAAGGTCTGGATATTCCGGAGATTACGCTGGTGGCAATTCTGGACGCAGATAAAGAAGGATTTTTACGTTCCGAGACTTCTCTGATTCAGACGATCGGGCGTGCGGCACGAAATTCGGAAGGTCACGTGATCATGTACGCAGACAAACTGACAGACTCGATGCGTCTGGCAATTGATGAGACGGAAAGACGACGCAAGATTCAGATGGCATACAATGAAGAACATGGCATTACGCCAAAGACCATTCAGAAGGCGGTCCGCGATCAGATCAGTATTTCCAAAAAAGTAGCAGCAGAAGAACTGAAGCTGGAGAAAGATCCAGAGTCTATGAGCAGGAAAGAACTGGAGAAGTTGATCGGAGAAGTTACGAAGCGAATGAAGAAAGCGGCAGCAGAGCTGGATTTCGAATCAGCGGCAGAATTAAGAGATAAATTGATTGAGCTGAAACAGATATTGAATGAGATCGAATAATTATGATATAAATGGGAAAGGAATTTTACATGGGAAAAAAGATGGACGCCAGACAGTATATCAGAATACGCGGCGCGAATGAGAATAATTTGAAAAATATAGATGTTGACATCCCCAGAAATGAACTGGTAGTGCTGACAGGACTGAGTGGTTCGGGAAAATCATCCCTGGCTTTTGATACAATTTATGCCGAGGGGCAGAGAAGATATATGGAATCGCTTTCTTCCTATGCAAGGCAGTTTCTTGGTCAGATGGAGAAACCGGATGTGGAAAGTATAGAAGGGCTTTCTCCGGCGATTTCTATTGATCAGAAATCGACCAATCACAATCCTCGCTCTACCGTGGGTACAGTGACAGAGATCTATGATTATTTCCGACTGCTCTATGCGAGAATCGGGATTCCACATTGTCCGAAATGCGGAAAAGAGATTAAAAAGCAGACGGTGGATCAGATGGTAGATCAGGTGATGGCACTTCCGGAAGGTACAAAGATCCAGTTGCTTGCTCCTGTCGTAAGAGGCAGGAAAGGAACCCATGCAAAGCTGTTTGAACGGGCAAAGAAGTCAGGATATGTGCGTGTTCGTGTAGACGGGAATCTGTATGAATTGTCAGAGGATATCGCACTGGATAAAAATATCAAACATAATATTGAGATTATTGTAGACCGTCTTGTTGTGAAACCGGGAATTGAAAAACGAATGACAGATTCCGTGGAAAGTGTACTTTCACTTGCGGAAGGGCTTCTGATCGTAGATATCATCGGCGGAGAACCGATGAATTTCAGTCAGAGTTTTTCCTGCCCGGACTGTGGAATTAGTATTGAAGAAATTGAGCCGAGAAGTTTCTCGTTCAACAATCCGTTTGGTGCCTGCCCGACTTGTTTTGGGCTGGGATACAAGATGGAATTTGATGAGGATTTGATGATACCGGATCCGACACTCAGCATTCAGCAGGGAGCAATCGCAGTGATGGGCTGGCAGTCCTGTACAGAAAAATCAAGCTTTACACGTGCAATTTTAGATGCGTTGTGTGAAGAATACCATTTTGATCTGGAGACGCCGTTTCAGGACTATCCGAAAGAGATTCACGATGTTTTGATTTACGGAACAAACGGGAAATCTGTGAAAGTACATTACAAAGGACAGCGTGGAGAAGGTGTTTATGATGTGGTCTTTGAAGGACTGATCAAAAATGTGGAGCGCCGCTATCGCGAAACGGGGTCTGAGACAATGAAGGCAGAGTATGAGACTTTTATGCGGATTACTCCATGTTCCGAATGTAAAGGTCAGAGATTGAAAAAAGGTTCTCTTGCGGTAACTGTGGGAGAGAAAAATATTGCAGAACTCACAGCATTTTCAATCGATAAGCTGCAGAAATTTTTACAGGGGCTGGAACTGACAGAGACGCAGCTGCTGATCGGAGAACAGATCTTAAAAGAAATCAAAGCGCGGATTCAGTTTTTGCTGGATGTAGGACTGGACTATCTGACGCTTGCCAGAGCGACAGGGACACTGTCCGGCGGGGAAGCGCAGAGAATCCGGCTGGCAACTCAGATTGGTTCCGGACTTGTTGGTGTGGCCTATATTCTGGATGAACCGAGTATCGGATTGCATCAGCGGGACAACGACAAGTTACTTGCCACATTGAAGCATCTCCGCGATTTGGGAAATTCTCTGATTGTAGTGGAGCATGACGAAGATACGATGCTGGCGGCTGACTGCATTGTGGATATCGGTCCGGGAGCTGGAGAGCATGGTGGACAGGTTGTTGCAGTGGGAACGGCTCAAGAGTTGATGGCAAACGAAAAATCAGTGACCGGAGCGTATCTGAGCGGACGCCTCAAGATCCCGGTTCCGGAAAAAAGAGAGAAACCGACCGGATATTTGAAAGTAGTAGGCGCAAAAGAAAATAACCTGAAAAATATCAATGTCAAGTTTCCGTTGGGAATCATGACATGTGTGACAGGAGTGTCCGGTTCCGGAAAAAGTTCTCTTGTCAATGAGATTTTATACAAAACACTTGCCAAAAAACTGAACCATGCAAGAACAATTCCGGGAAGGCATACGAGAATTGAAGGGCTGGAGCAGGTAGATAAAGTGATCGACATTGATCAGTCTCCGATTGGAAGAACACCGCGTTCCAATCCGGCAACATATACGGGTGTATTTGATTTGATTCGTGATTTGTTCGCAGCAACACCGGATGCAAAAGCGAGAGGCTATAAAAAAGGAAGATTTAGCTTCAATGTGAAGGGCGGACGCTGTGAGGCCTGCAGCGGAGATGGAATCATTAAGATTGAGATGCATTTCCTGCCGGATGTATACGTACCGTGTGAAGTGTGTGGAGGAAAACGCTATAACAGAGAAACTCTGGAAGTGAAATATAAAGGAAAGACAATTTATGATGTATTGAACATGACGGTGGAAGAGGCGTTGGAATTTTTTGAACATGTTCCGAGTATCCGGAGAAAAATGGAAACACTCAATGATGTTGGTCTGTCTTATATCCGACTGGGACAGCCATCTACGACATTATCCGGAGGAGAAGCCCAGAGAATCAAACTGGCAACAGAGTTAAGCCGCAGAAGTACAGGAAAGACGGTATATATTCTGGATGAGCCTACAACAGGACTACATTTTGCAGATGTGCATAAGCTGACAGAGATTTTGCGACGTTTATCAGGTGACGGCAATACGGTGATCGTGATTGAACATAATCTGGATGTGATCAAAACAGCAGATTATATTATCGATATTGGTCCGGAAGGCGGAGATAAAGGTGGTACAGTCGTAGCGAGCGGGACACCGGAAGAAATTGCAGCAAATGAGAAATCGTATACAGGCAAATATATTGCCGCAATTCTGAATAAAAAATAAAAATGTGCAAAAGGGGTTTCCAAGTGAAATAAATTTTATTATACTTAACTATGCGAGTATCTGAAGCCGAAGAGAAGACAGATTATAAATGAACTGAGAAATACAAAAGAGGGGAAAAAGAATTTGTAAGGCTGGAGGAGAAAAGATGGCTGTAGATATCGGAATAGATTTGGGAACCGCAAGTGTTCTTGTATACGTGAAAGGAAAAGGGGTTGTTTTAAAAGAACCATCTGTAGTAGCGTTTGACAGAGATACGAATGTAATAAGAGCGATCGGAGAGGAAGCACGGCTGATGTTAGGCAGAACACCGGGCAATATTGTAGCAGTACGTCCTCTCAGGCAGGGTGTGATCTCAGATTATACAGTAACTGAAAAGATGATTCAGTACTTTGTAAGAAAAGCAATCGGAAAAAGAACGTTTAAGAAGCCAAGAATCAGCATTTGTGTACCGAGCGGTGTGACAGAAGTAGAAAAAAGAGCTGTAGAAGAAGCTGCGTTTGCGGCAGGAGCAAGAGAAGTACATCTCATTGAAGAGCCGGTGGCAGCAGCAATCGGAGCAGGAATAGATATCGGAAAGCCATGTGGTAATATGATCGTGGATATTGGAGGCGGAACTGCAGATATTGCTGTAATTTCGCTGGGTGGCGCGGTCGTGCATACCTCGATTAAAATTGCCGGGGATGATTTTGATGAAGCAATTGTACGGTATATGCGGAAAAAGCATAACCTTCTGATCGGGGAGCGGACTGCTGAAGATATTAAGATCAAAGTCGGCACGACATATCCTCTGATTGAGGAAGAGAGTATGGAGGTCAGAGGGAGGAATCTGGTGACAGGGCTTCCAAAGACGGTAACAGTGACTTCCTCGGAGACAGAAGAAGCACTTCGCGAGACATCAGGGAAGATTGTGGAAGCGGTTGTTTCGGTATTGGAACAGACTCCGCCGGAGCTGTCTGCCGACATTCTGGATCGGGGGATTGTTCTGACTGGCGGTGGGGCAATGCTGCGAGGTCTGGAAGAGCTGATAGAGGAAAAGACAGGTATCAATACAATGACGGCAGAAGATCCGATGAAAGTAGTAGCGATCGGAACCGGACAGTTTGTGGAATTTATGAGTGGCAGGAAGGATTTCTGAGAAGAAATCAGGATGGGACAGGCTGCTTCGGCAACAGAATGAAGATTCTGTATGTCGGGGGAGTCTGTCTTCTATTGTAGGACTGTTAAACAGAAAAAATATGCAAGAATACATGTATACAATGTTGAGGCTGCATAAAATGGGAGGAAGAAGTGGAGATTGTAACAGGATACGTGGAACATATTGTGTTTCGCAATGAAGAAAATGGATATACAGTATTTCAGCTGGAAAGTGAAGCGGGCGAAGTAACCTGTGTAGGAACCCTGAATTTTATCAGCGAAGGAGAGCGCCTGGAAATTAAGGGAGATTATGTGAATCACAATATTTACGGAAGCCAGTTGAAAATCAGTTCTTACGAGATGAAGGAACCGGAAGATCTGATCTCCATAGAGCGGTATCTTGGTTCCGGTGCGATCAAAGGAGTCGGTGCAACTCTGGCAGGAAGAATTGTAAGGAAGTTTAAAACAGACACCTTTCGTATTATAGAAGAAGAGCCGGAACGGCTTGCAGAAGTGAATGGAATCAGCGAACGCAAAGCAAGGGAGATCGCGCTGCAGGTGGATGAGAAAAAAGGAATGCGCAAAGTGATGATTTATTTACAGAACTTTGGAATCAGTACAGCACTGGCAGCAAAAATCTATCAGAAGTATGGCAGTAAAGTGTATGAGATCCTGGAAACCAATCCTTACAAACTTGCGGATGATATCGAAGGTGTTGGGTTTAAAACTGCGGATGAGATTGCGGCAAAGATTGGAATACATACAGACTCTGATTTCCGGATCCAAAGCGGGATTTTTTATGTGCTTCAGCAGTCCATGACAGAAGGACATGTATATTTGCCGAAGAATGTTTTAGAGGTAAGGACCTCCAGGCTTCTTGGTGTTGAGATTGAAGGAATTGAAAAATATATCATGGATCTTTGCATGGAACGAAAGACAGTTATGAAAGAAATAGAAGGAGAGATCCGTATCTACCCGTCCCGCTTTTATTATATGGAACTGAATGTTGCCCGTATGCTGAATGATCTGGATATTGACTGCGCGATGCCGGAAGATATGATGGAAAAACGACTGCGAAAAGTGGAGGAGCTGGAACAGATTTCACTGGATCCAATGCAACATCAGGCGGTGATCGAATCGATCAAGCATGGACTTTTGATCCTGACAGGAGGACCCGGAACCGGAAAGACAACAACAATCAACACCATGATTCAGTTTTTTGAGAGCGAGGGGATGAGTATTCTTCTGGCAGCGCCGACAGGGCGTGCAGCAAAGCGCATGACAGAAGCGACAGGTTATGAAGCGCAGACGATTCATCGTCTGCTTGAAGTCAGCGGAAATCCAGAAGAAGAAGGAAATGTCAATGGATTTTTAAGAAATCGCGACAATCCACTGGAAACAGATGTGCTGATCATTGATGAAATGTCCATGGTAGATCTGACCTTGATGCATGCACTCCTTACAGCAGTTGTGCCCGGAACAAGATTGATTTTGGTGGGGGATGTCAATCAGCTGCCGTCGGTAGGACCGGGAAGTGTATTAAAAGATACGATTGCATCGAATAAATTTCATGTGGTTACACTGACAAAGATTTTCCGTCAGGCGGGAGAAAGTGATATCGTACTGAATGCGCATAAGATTAATGCGGGTGAGCGCGTGATCATAAATAACAAAAGTCGTGATTTCTTTTTCCTGAAGCGACAGGAGGCGGATGTGATCATAGGAGTTGTGATCACACTGATCCAGAAGAAACTTCCGAAATATGTGGATGCATCTCCGTTTGATATTCAGGTGATGACACCGACAAGAAAAGGTCTGCTTGGAGTAGAGCGTCTGAATGTGATTTTGCAGAGATATTTAAATCCTCCGGATCCGAAGAAGGAAGAAAAGGAAGCAAACGGAAGGATTTTCCGTACCGGTGATAAAGTGATGCAGATCAAGAATAATTATCAGCTGGAGTGGGAAGTTTGTACAAAGTATGGGGTGACGGTAGATAAAGGAATGGGGATTTTCAATGGGGATATGGGAATCATCCGGGAGATCAGCTCCTATAAAGAAACTCTGACTGTTGAGTATGATGAGAAGCGACAGGTAGAATATCCGTTTGAGCTGTTGGATGAACTGGAACTGGCGTATGCGATCACGGTTCACAAATCCCAGGGAAGCGAATATCCGGCGGTGGTAATTCCGCTGCTTCCGGGACCAAAGCTGTTATATAATCGGAATTTATTGTATACAGCAGTGACAAGGGCAAAAAAATGTTTAACGATAGTTGGGAGTGAAGATACATTTCAGGAAATGATAAAAAACAAAAACGAACAGGAACGATACACAAGTTTGGACGAGCGTATACAAGAGTTTTAGAGCTGTTGTACCCTTCAGTTTGTCCATTTTGCGAAAATGTATACAAGTATGGAATCTGTCCTTCCTGTAAAGAAAAGATCGTGTATATCCGTCAGCCAAGATGCATGAAATGCGGAAAGCCATTGAGAAAGGAAGAGCAGGAGTACTGCCGTGATTGCCAAAAAAAGAAGTATGCGTTTGAAGCCGGGAAGAGTATCTGGGTGCATAAAGCACCGGTTTCGCAGGGAATTTACAGATTTAAATACAAAAACAGAAGATGTTATGGAGAAATTTTTGCTGCGGAAATGGCTGCAGAATTAGGAGATGCTGTGAAACAATGGAAAATAGAAGAAATTATACCAGTTCCGCTTCACAGATCCAGACAGAGGATAAGAGGTTACAATCAGGCACAAATTCTGGCGGAAGAACTTGGGAAAAGGCTGGATCTTCCCGTGAACAAAGATGCAGTA
This window of the Mediterraneibacter gnavus ATCC 29149 genome carries:
- the uvrB gene encoding excinuclease ABC subunit UvrB, which translates into the protein MDRFILKAPYKPTGDQPQAIEQLVKGFKEGNQCQTLLGVTGSGKTFTMANVIEQLQKPTLVIAHNKTLAAQLYGEFKEMFPDNAVEYFVSYYDYYQPEAYVPSSDTYIAKDSAINDEIDKLRLSATMALAERRDVIIVASVSCIYGLGSPVDYQNMVISLRPGMIKDRDEVVAKLIEIQYDRNDMDFHRGTFRVRGDVLEVIPAYESDVAIRIEFFGDEVDRITEVDILTGEIKDELKHVAIFPASHYVVDKENINRAVKAIEEELEERVKEFKRQDKLLEAQRIAERTNFDIEMMKETGFCSGIENYSRHLAGLAPGQAPYTLIDYFPDDFVIMIDESHKTIPQIGGMYSGDQSRKSTLVDYGFRLPSAKDNRPLNFEEFESKINQVLFVSATPGVYEEEHELLRAEQVIRPTGLLDPEVEVRPVEGQIDDLIGEINQEISRKNKVLVTTLTKRMAEDLTDYMREIGIRVKYLHSDVDTLERTEIIRDMRLDVFDVLVGINLLREGLDIPEITLVAILDADKEGFLRSETSLIQTIGRAARNSEGHVIMYADKLTDSMRLAIDETERRRKIQMAYNEEHGITPKTIQKAVRDQISISKKVAAEELKLEKDPESMSRKELEKLIGEVTKRMKKAAAELDFESAAELRDKLIELKQILNEIE
- the uvrA gene encoding excinuclease ABC subunit UvrA, whose translation is MGKKMDARQYIRIRGANENNLKNIDVDIPRNELVVLTGLSGSGKSSLAFDTIYAEGQRRYMESLSSYARQFLGQMEKPDVESIEGLSPAISIDQKSTNHNPRSTVGTVTEIYDYFRLLYARIGIPHCPKCGKEIKKQTVDQMVDQVMALPEGTKIQLLAPVVRGRKGTHAKLFERAKKSGYVRVRVDGNLYELSEDIALDKNIKHNIEIIVDRLVVKPGIEKRMTDSVESVLSLAEGLLIVDIIGGEPMNFSQSFSCPDCGISIEEIEPRSFSFNNPFGACPTCFGLGYKMEFDEDLMIPDPTLSIQQGAIAVMGWQSCTEKSSFTRAILDALCEEYHFDLETPFQDYPKEIHDVLIYGTNGKSVKVHYKGQRGEGVYDVVFEGLIKNVERRYRETGSETMKAEYETFMRITPCSECKGQRLKKGSLAVTVGEKNIAELTAFSIDKLQKFLQGLELTETQLLIGEQILKEIKARIQFLLDVGLDYLTLARATGTLSGGEAQRIRLATQIGSGLVGVAYILDEPSIGLHQRDNDKLLATLKHLRDLGNSLIVVEHDEDTMLAADCIVDIGPGAGEHGGQVVAVGTAQELMANEKSVTGAYLSGRLKIPVPEKREKPTGYLKVVGAKENNLKNINVKFPLGIMTCVTGVSGSGKSSLVNEILYKTLAKKLNHARTIPGRHTRIEGLEQVDKVIDIDQSPIGRTPRSNPATYTGVFDLIRDLFAATPDAKARGYKKGRFSFNVKGGRCEACSGDGIIKIEMHFLPDVYVPCEVCGGKRYNRETLEVKYKGKTIYDVLNMTVEEALEFFEHVPSIRRKMETLNDVGLSYIRLGQPSTTLSGGEAQRIKLATELSRRSTGKTVYILDEPTTGLHFADVHKLTEILRRLSGDGNTVIVIEHNLDVIKTADYIIDIGPEGGDKGGTVVASGTPEEIAANEKSYTGKYIAAILNKK
- a CDS encoding rod shape-determining protein; this encodes MAVDIGIDLGTASVLVYVKGKGVVLKEPSVVAFDRDTNVIRAIGEEARLMLGRTPGNIVAVRPLRQGVISDYTVTEKMIQYFVRKAIGKRTFKKPRISICVPSGVTEVEKRAVEEAAFAAGAREVHLIEEPVAAAIGAGIDIGKPCGNMIVDIGGGTADIAVISLGGAVVHTSIKIAGDDFDEAIVRYMRKKHNLLIGERTAEDIKIKVGTTYPLIEEESMEVRGRNLVTGLPKTVTVTSSETEEALRETSGKIVEAVVSVLEQTPPELSADILDRGIVLTGGGAMLRGLEELIEEKTGINTMTAEDPMKVVAIGTGQFVEFMSGRKDF
- a CDS encoding ATP-dependent RecD-like DNA helicase; the encoded protein is MEIVTGYVEHIVFRNEENGYTVFQLESEAGEVTCVGTLNFISEGERLEIKGDYVNHNIYGSQLKISSYEMKEPEDLISIERYLGSGAIKGVGATLAGRIVRKFKTDTFRIIEEEPERLAEVNGISERKAREIALQVDEKKGMRKVMIYLQNFGISTALAAKIYQKYGSKVYEILETNPYKLADDIEGVGFKTADEIAAKIGIHTDSDFRIQSGIFYVLQQSMTEGHVYLPKNVLEVRTSRLLGVEIEGIEKYIMDLCMERKTVMKEIEGEIRIYPSRFYYMELNVARMLNDLDIDCAMPEDMMEKRLRKVEELEQISLDPMQHQAVIESIKHGLLILTGGPGTGKTTTINTMIQFFESEGMSILLAAPTGRAAKRMTEATGYEAQTIHRLLEVSGNPEEEGNVNGFLRNRDNPLETDVLIIDEMSMVDLTLMHALLTAVVPGTRLILVGDVNQLPSVGPGSVLKDTIASNKFHVVTLTKIFRQAGESDIVLNAHKINAGERVIINNKSRDFFFLKRQEADVIIGVVITLIQKKLPKYVDASPFDIQVMTPTRKGLLGVERLNVILQRYLNPPDPKKEEKEANGRIFRTGDKVMQIKNNYQLEWEVCTKYGVTVDKGMGIFNGDMGIIREISSYKETLTVEYDEKRQVEYPFELLDELELAYAITVHKSQGSEYPAVVIPLLPGPKLLYNRNLLYTAVTRAKKCLTIVGSEDTFQEMIKNKNEQERYTSLDERIQEF
- a CDS encoding ComF family protein — encoded protein: MYPSVCPFCENVYKYGICPSCKEKIVYIRQPRCMKCGKPLRKEEQEYCRDCQKKKYAFEAGKSIWVHKAPVSQGIYRFKYKNRRCYGEIFAAEMAAELGDAVKQWKIEEIIPVPLHRSRQRIRGYNQAQILAEELGKRLDLPVNKDAVKRIQKTRPQKVLGSRDRIRNLKGAFGVTKSWIPKKCVLVIDDIYTTGNTIHRVAKVLKNAGAQKVYFLTISIGQGL